A portion of the Roseovarius sp. SCSIO 43702 genome contains these proteins:
- a CDS encoding DUF411 domain-containing protein: MNRREFIVAGVAAAGLPGVVHAQSPAPRVEVYKSPTCGCCSAWIEHMERAGFVVDARNVDQDALYAFKAQSGITPDLASCHTALVVGYVIEGHVPASDVERLLAERPEAIGLSVPGMPIGSPGMEMGNQRDAFDTLLLLKDSSTEIFERHA; this comes from the coding sequence ATGAACAGACGAGAATTCATTGTTGCGGGCGTCGCTGCCGCCGGGCTGCCCGGTGTGGTCCACGCTCAATCGCCCGCACCGCGCGTCGAGGTCTACAAATCGCCAACCTGCGGATGCTGCTCGGCCTGGATCGAACATATGGAGCGCGCCGGCTTCGTCGTTGACGCACGCAATGTCGACCAAGACGCCCTGTATGCGTTCAAGGCGCAATCCGGGATCACGCCCGACCTGGCCTCGTGCCATACGGCGCTCGTAGTTGGGTATGTCATTGAGGGCCATGTACCGGCTTCAGACGTCGAACGACTGCTCGCCGAACGTCCCGAAGCCATCGGCCTGTCGGTTCCCGGTATGCCGATCGGCTCACCTGGCATGGAGATGGGCAACCAGCGTGATGCGTTCGACACACTGTTGCTGCTGAAAGACAGCTCTACCGAGATCTTCGAGCGACATGCCTAA
- a CDS encoding heavy-metal-associated domain-containing protein gives MKFYVPDMSCGHCVAAIDTALRVIDPDARVDSDLTSKTVTIISAQDAATLQAALKEAGYPATPA, from the coding sequence ATGAAGTTCTACGTGCCCGACATGAGTTGCGGTCACTGCGTCGCAGCCATAGACACTGCTCTCAGGGTGATCGATCCGGACGCGAGAGTCGATAGCGATCTGACATCGAAGACCGTCACGATCATTTCCGCGCAGGATGCCGCCACGCTTCAGGCCGCCCTCAAGGAGGCCGGCTACCCAGCAACTCCGGCTTGA
- a CDS encoding DMT family transporter, protein MPVVLLLAVITVSEATIGVFVKLTGDAIPIQTLNFYALSFAAAFLALAIPHATGRPLRFPRGNVKDTVIIGALIAAQISVFNYAMTLVPIANAVVFWSVAPFFVFIFSAVFLGEPAKKSYVLIFGLALVGIVLAKPLAGGDWFGNLVALSTGAIYAAMVTYMRHEGREEAGNDIFWSMAVGAVLLSPALGLAGPGEVGKLVAYPALGLSLPVMLWAVCLGVVSTGFAYFGISLVLKKISANIYSLVDIIVSPIVAATLGYLVFGEVPAQGMIFGGGLLLLSGFWLTREMSRGKETAAVHPCQCEQMNALGA, encoded by the coding sequence ATGCCGGTTGTACTCCTTCTCGCCGTGATCACCGTCTCCGAAGCCACGATCGGCGTCTTCGTCAAGCTGACCGGGGATGCGATCCCGATCCAGACGCTGAACTTCTACGCGCTGAGCTTTGCCGCCGCGTTCCTTGCACTGGCCATCCCGCACGCGACCGGCCGCCCTCTGCGCTTTCCGCGCGGCAACGTGAAGGACACGGTCATCATCGGGGCGCTCATCGCCGCGCAGATCAGCGTCTTCAACTATGCGATGACGCTCGTGCCGATCGCCAACGCCGTGGTGTTCTGGAGCGTGGCCCCCTTCTTCGTGTTCATCTTCTCGGCGGTGTTCCTCGGCGAGCCCGCGAAGAAAAGCTACGTGCTGATCTTCGGGCTGGCGCTGGTGGGCATCGTGCTGGCCAAACCGCTGGCGGGCGGCGACTGGTTCGGCAACCTTGTCGCGCTCAGCACCGGCGCGATCTATGCCGCCATGGTCACATACATGCGCCATGAGGGACGCGAGGAGGCGGGAAACGATATCTTCTGGTCAATGGCGGTCGGAGCGGTCCTGCTGTCGCCGGCGCTGGGTCTCGCCGGGCCGGGCGAAGTCGGCAAACTCGTTGCCTATCCCGCCCTGGGCCTGTCGCTTCCCGTCATGCTGTGGGCGGTCTGCCTCGGCGTCGTCTCGACGGGGTTCGCCTATTTCGGGATTTCGCTGGTGCTCAAGAAGATCTCGGCAAACATCTATTCGCTGGTCGATATCATCGTCTCGCCGATCGTGGCGGCGACTCTGGGATACCTTGTCTTTGGCGAAGTTCCAGCGCAGGGCATGATCTTTGGTGGAGGATTGTTGCTCCTGTCCGGTTTTTGGCTGACGCGCGAGATGAGCCGCGGCAAGGAAACCGCTGCCGTCCACCCTTGCCAATGCGAGCAAATGAATGCACTTGGTGCCTGA
- a CDS encoding cation diffusion facilitator family transporter, which translates to MANGHHGHMPSSGRGMAISAWLTGVYFVIEMGIGLWTGSIAVISDAFHTFSAVGGVLVAIVAARLARRPADADRSFGWYRAEIIGALVNGGFLLGMALVVIVMAAMRLSDPIELPTGPMLLAAAGGLVTEFISLGLIWKQSKSDLNVRGALWHIIQTFVGSLLIIVTALVIKFTGFLLIDPILGMAFGFVLLWASWGILRDSMHLLMEGTPADVSLTEVIQALGSLDGVADAHHVHAWALTSGKYVFSGHLRVRDGHYPQDVLKAAHGMLRDRFGFFFVTLQVETRCLDESGAETIDITRNDQTGAG; encoded by the coding sequence ATGGCCAACGGGCATCACGGGCATATGCCATCGAGCGGGCGCGGCATGGCGATCTCCGCCTGGCTGACGGGGGTCTACTTCGTCATCGAGATGGGCATCGGCCTCTGGACAGGGTCGATCGCAGTCATCTCGGACGCGTTCCACACCTTCTCCGCCGTTGGCGGCGTCCTGGTGGCCATTGTCGCCGCGCGTCTGGCCCGGCGTCCCGCCGACGCGGACCGCAGCTTCGGCTGGTATCGCGCCGAGATCATCGGCGCGCTGGTCAACGGCGGCTTCCTTCTCGGCATGGCGCTGGTGGTGATTGTTATGGCGGCCATGCGTCTGTCGGACCCGATAGAGCTGCCCACCGGCCCGATGCTTCTGGCCGCTGCCGGCGGGCTGGTGACCGAGTTCATATCGCTCGGGCTAATCTGGAAGCAGAGCAAGAGCGACCTCAACGTCAGGGGAGCGCTCTGGCACATCATCCAGACCTTCGTCGGCAGCCTGCTGATCATCGTCACCGCATTGGTGATCAAGTTCACGGGCTTCCTGCTCATCGACCCGATCCTGGGCATGGCGTTCGGCTTCGTGTTGCTCTGGGCAAGCTGGGGTATCCTGCGCGACTCCATGCACCTGCTGATGGAGGGCACGCCAGCCGATGTCAGCCTGACGGAGGTCATTCAGGCGCTCGGGTCCCTCGACGGCGTTGCCGACGCACACCACGTTCACGCCTGGGCGCTGACCAGCGGCAAATACGTCTTTTCCGGTCATCTTCGGGTGCGCGACGGGCATTACCCGCAGGACGTGCTCAAGGCCGCGCACGGCATGCTGCGTGACCGCTTCGGCTTCTTCTTCGTGACGTTGCAGGTCGAGACCCGTTGTCTCGATGAAAGCGGCGCCGAGACGATCGATATCACGCGAAACGACCAGACCGGGGCGGGTTGA
- a CDS encoding heavy metal translocating P-type ATPase, with amino-acid sequence MSDHDHHHRHHAPASGAKTATDPVCGMQVEMREDARLRDYGGETYWFCSEGCETKFDVDPYFYASGNAQKTSRQAQPGTQYTCPMHPEIIRDEPGSCPICGMALEPMVPSDEPSEELTDFTRRMWISAAAAVPLVILTMGELVGLPVRDWLGHQLSVYIEFVLATPIILWAALPFFRRGVDSFRNLSPNMWTLISLGVGAAYVYSLVATFAPGLFPEQYRMGEGVGTYFEAAVVIIALVFVGQVLELRARERTGDAIRALMDLAPKTARRILADGTEYDAPLENIVEGDLLRVRPGDSVPVDGEVVEGRSSIDESMITGEPVPVEKTVGDRVTGGTINKNGTLAIRATQVGADTVLAQIVEMVAGARRSRAPIQGLADRVSSIFVPTVVAIAIAAFLAWLSFGPEPALAFAIASAVSVLIIACPCALGLATPISITTAAGRGAQAGVLIKDAEALERMARVDTVIVDKTGTLTEGKPTLTDVVALQGDEAEVLGLAAALERGSEHPLAEAIVAGARDRGLSLGSAADFEAVTGKGVRGTVDGRRVALGNPAMMRDLGLETGDAEARADTLRADGKTAMFVAVDGALAGVVAVADPIKQSTEGAIRDLHALGLTIIMATGDNQRTAEAVARQLGIDEVRAGVLPQDKQKLVEELRAKGASVAMAGDGVNDAPALAAADVGIAMSTGADVAVESAGITLMRGDLVGLVRARKLAKATLRNIRQNLFFAFAYNAAGVPIAAGVLYPVVGLLLSPMIAAAAMSLSSVSVISNALRLRGVKL; translated from the coding sequence ATGTCCGACCACGACCATCACCACCGCCACCACGCTCCGGCCTCCGGCGCGAAAACCGCGACGGACCCGGTTTGCGGCATGCAGGTCGAAATGCGCGAGGACGCGCGGTTGCGGGACTACGGCGGCGAGACCTACTGGTTCTGCTCCGAAGGCTGCGAGACGAAATTCGATGTGGATCCTTATTTCTACGCGTCGGGAAACGCGCAGAAGACATCGCGGCAAGCCCAGCCCGGCACGCAATACACCTGCCCGATGCACCCCGAGATCATCCGCGACGAACCCGGAAGCTGTCCGATCTGCGGCATGGCGCTTGAGCCGATGGTGCCCTCGGACGAGCCCAGCGAGGAACTGACCGACTTCACCCGGCGGATGTGGATCAGCGCCGCGGCGGCCGTGCCGCTGGTGATCCTGACCATGGGCGAGCTGGTCGGCCTGCCGGTTCGCGACTGGCTGGGCCACCAGCTCTCGGTTTACATCGAATTCGTCCTCGCCACGCCCATTATTCTCTGGGCGGCGCTTCCGTTCTTCCGGCGCGGCGTCGACTCGTTCAGGAATCTGTCCCCCAACATGTGGACGCTGATCTCGCTCGGGGTCGGCGCGGCCTACGTCTACTCGCTGGTCGCCACCTTCGCGCCGGGGTTGTTCCCTGAGCAGTATCGGATGGGCGAAGGCGTCGGCACGTATTTCGAGGCCGCCGTCGTCATCATCGCGCTGGTCTTCGTGGGCCAGGTGCTCGAGTTGCGGGCACGGGAACGCACCGGCGACGCGATCCGGGCGCTGATGGACCTTGCACCCAAGACCGCGCGGCGGATCCTGGCGGACGGCACGGAATACGACGCACCACTGGAAAACATCGTGGAGGGCGACCTCCTGCGCGTGCGGCCGGGCGACAGCGTCCCGGTGGACGGCGAAGTGGTCGAGGGCCGATCCTCCATTGACGAAAGCATGATCACGGGCGAGCCGGTTCCCGTCGAGAAGACCGTAGGCGACCGGGTGACCGGCGGGACGATCAACAAGAACGGAACGCTTGCGATCCGGGCGACGCAGGTCGGCGCCGACACCGTGCTGGCCCAGATTGTCGAGATGGTCGCGGGCGCCCGCCGCTCCCGCGCGCCCATCCAGGGGCTGGCGGACCGGGTCTCGTCGATCTTCGTGCCAACGGTCGTGGCGATAGCGATCGCGGCGTTCCTCGCCTGGCTCTCGTTCGGCCCGGAGCCGGCGCTGGCCTTTGCCATCGCTTCGGCCGTCTCCGTCCTGATCATCGCCTGTCCCTGCGCCCTCGGCCTCGCAACACCGATCTCGATCACGACGGCTGCGGGGCGCGGCGCACAAGCGGGCGTGCTGATCAAGGACGCCGAGGCGCTGGAGCGGATGGCCCGCGTCGATACCGTGATCGTGGACAAGACCGGCACGCTGACCGAGGGCAAGCCGACGCTGACGGATGTCGTGGCGCTGCAGGGCGACGAGGCGGAGGTGTTGGGCCTCGCCGCCGCTTTGGAACGTGGCTCGGAACATCCGCTGGCCGAGGCGATCGTCGCGGGCGCGCGGGATCGCGGTCTGTCGCTCGGCAGCGCGGCCGATTTCGAAGCGGTCACCGGCAAGGGCGTGCGCGGCACCGTCGACGGACGCCGCGTGGCGCTCGGCAATCCGGCGATGATGCGGGATCTCGGGCTCGAGACCGGCGACGCCGAGGCGCGGGCCGACACGCTCCGCGCCGATGGCAAGACGGCGATGTTCGTGGCAGTGGACGGCGCGCTGGCGGGGGTCGTCGCCGTGGCCGACCCGATCAAGCAAAGCACCGAAGGGGCGATCCGCGATCTGCACGCGCTCGGTCTGACGATCATCATGGCCACCGGCGACAACCAGCGAACGGCAGAGGCCGTGGCGCGGCAACTGGGCATCGACGAGGTGCGCGCCGGCGTCCTGCCCCAGGACAAGCAGAAGCTGGTCGAGGAATTGCGCGCGAAGGGCGCGTCGGTGGCGATGGCCGGCGACGGTGTGAACGACGCCCCGGCGCTGGCGGCGGCGGACGTGGGCATCGCCATGAGCACGGGCGCCGACGTCGCCGTGGAGAGCGCGGGCATCACGCTGATGCGCGGCGATCTGGTGGGGCTGGTGCGGGCGCGGAAGCTCGCGAAGGCGACGCTGCGCAACATCCGTCAGAACCTGTTCTTTGCCTTCGCCTACAACGCGGCCGGCGTGCCGATCGCGGCCGGGGTCCTCTATCCGGTCGTCGGCCTGCTCCTGTCGCCGATGATCGCGGCTGCGGCGATGAGCCTGTCGTCGGTCTCGGTCATCTCGAACGCGCTGCGGTTGCGGGGCGTAAAGCTCTGA
- a CDS encoding rhodanese-like domain-containing protein yields MTTAHGRRLFILGLAAAPVTLITSPLTAQARTIWSADEAYDALLADSARVVDVRSREEWLETGVGAGVWPISMHEDRFPDRLFAAKALAGSRDVGLICATGGRSASLLRALRQARYDGYVDISEGMLGSRRGPGWLAAGLPVVPLDAALASMPEDLA; encoded by the coding sequence ATGACAACGGCACACGGTCGGCGCCTCTTCATTCTTGGGCTGGCGGCAGCGCCTGTCACCCTCATCACGTCTCCCCTGACCGCACAGGCCCGGACAATCTGGTCGGCGGACGAGGCCTATGACGCCCTTCTGGCAGACAGCGCGCGCGTCGTCGATGTGAGATCGCGCGAGGAGTGGCTGGAAACCGGCGTCGGGGCCGGGGTCTGGCCGATCAGCATGCACGAGGACCGATTTCCGGATCGCCTCTTTGCGGCGAAGGCGCTGGCCGGATCCCGAGACGTCGGCCTGATCTGCGCGACCGGGGGGCGTTCGGCGTCCCTGCTCCGTGCGCTCCGGCAGGCTCGCTACGATGGCTACGTGGACATCTCCGAGGGAATGCTGGGATCTCGCCGGGGTCCCGGCTGGCTTGCTGCCGGTCTGCCCGTGGTTCCGCTGGACGCAGCGCTTGCCTCGATGCCGGAGGACCTTGCCTGA
- a CDS encoding DUF302 domain-containing protein codes for MAYTHDRLLANTGIDDAETRVRAALADAGFGVLTEIDVKATMKKKIDKDMAGYKILGACNPNMAWQAIGLEPRIGAMLPCNVILRSVEGGTEVSAIDPVASMSAVENPDLHAVAGQVRDMLVRAVDAA; via the coding sequence ATGGCATACACTCATGACCGCCTGCTGGCAAATACCGGCATTGACGACGCAGAGACCCGCGTGCGCGCGGCGCTGGCCGACGCTGGTTTCGGCGTTCTGACCGAGATCGACGTCAAGGCGACGATGAAGAAGAAGATCGACAAGGACATGGCGGGCTACAAGATCCTTGGCGCCTGCAATCCGAACATGGCCTGGCAGGCCATCGGGCTGGAGCCGCGGATCGGCGCGATGCTGCCCTGCAACGTGATCCTGCGCAGCGTCGAGGGCGGCACCGAGGTGAGCGCCATCGACCCGGTTGCCTCCATGTCGGCCGTGGAAAACCCCGACCTGCACGCGGTCGCCGGTCAGGTCCGCGACATGCTCGTGCGCGCTGTGGATGCGGCCTGA
- a CDS encoding EF-hand domain-containing protein, producing MKTTAKLAAATAIFMALGGAALAAGNHGHGGQGTPGAQGPAAGNHDMMQMMMRMHGQMMQGGMGMMGSGGPMGGMGQGMMGGGASLMGMGLERFDADGDGTVTPEEAHEGLQALLAEYDADGDETLSLAEFETLHSALIRETMVDRFQFLDDDGDGAVSVAEIVKPADMMERMQTMRDGMMPGPNGGMQRDGGMMGTPGQGRMGNN from the coding sequence ATGAAAACCACAGCGAAACTCGCGGCAGCGACCGCCATCTTTATGGCTCTGGGCGGTGCAGCCTTGGCCGCAGGCAATCACGGGCATGGTGGCCAGGGTACTCCGGGAGCGCAGGGTCCGGCCGCCGGAAATCATGACATGATGCAGATGATGATGCGGATGCATGGGCAAATGATGCAGGGCGGCATGGGCATGATGGGCTCCGGTGGGCCCATGGGCGGCATGGGCCAGGGCATGATGGGCGGCGGCGCGTCGCTGATGGGCATGGGCCTGGAGCGGTTCGACGCCGATGGCGATGGCACGGTGACGCCCGAAGAAGCCCACGAAGGATTGCAAGCCCTGCTGGCGGAATACGATGCCGATGGCGACGAAACCCTGTCGCTCGCCGAATTCGAGACGCTCCACAGCGCGCTCATCCGCGAAACCATGGTGGACCGCTTCCAGTTCCTCGACGACGATGGCGACGGCGCGGTGTCGGTGGCAGAAATCGTCAAGCCTGCCGACATGATGGAGCGCATGCAGACGATGCGCGACGGCATGATGCCCGGACCGAATGGTGGCATGCAGCGCGACGGCGGCATGATGGGGACACCCGGCCAGGGCCGCATGGGCAACAACTGA
- a CDS encoding response regulator, translating to MNSLPHILVVDDHRQIRDSVTRFLERNGMRATAAKDAREMDEKLAKGHFDLMVLDVMMPGEDGLSICKRLSAEKRLPIIMLTALGQDQDRIVGLEIGADDYLPKPFNPRELLARIKAVLRRAPEERREAGPLSGRILRFGGLTLDTDAHMLTDRDGNRVQLTTADFRLLTVLLARPRTVLSREQLLDLTAGRAAGPLDRTIDNQISRLRRKIEMDPLRPTLITTVRSQGYSLNADVEVVE from the coding sequence ATGAACAGTTTGCCGCATATCCTCGTCGTCGACGATCACCGCCAGATCCGGGACTCGGTCACGCGATTTCTGGAACGCAATGGCATGCGGGCGACGGCGGCCAAGGATGCCCGGGAGATGGACGAAAAGCTCGCGAAAGGTCACTTCGACCTGATGGTGCTCGACGTCATGATGCCGGGCGAGGACGGGCTTTCGATCTGCAAGCGCCTGTCGGCCGAGAAACGGCTTCCGATCATCATGCTCACGGCCCTCGGGCAGGATCAGGACCGGATCGTGGGCCTCGAGATCGGCGCGGACGACTATCTGCCGAAACCGTTCAACCCCCGCGAGCTGTTGGCACGGATCAAGGCGGTCCTGCGCCGCGCGCCCGAGGAGAGACGCGAGGCCGGGCCGCTTTCGGGGCGCATCCTGCGGTTCGGCGGACTGACGCTCGATACCGACGCGCACATGCTGACCGACCGGGACGGCAATCGCGTGCAACTGACGACGGCGGATTTCCGGCTGTTGACGGTCCTTCTGGCGCGTCCGCGCACGGTTCTGAGCCGCGAGCAGCTTCTCGATCTCACGGCGGGGCGCGCGGCGGGGCCGCTCGATCGTACGATCGACAACCAGATCAGCCGGCTGCGGCGCAAGATCGAGATGGACCCGTTGCGCCCGACGCTCATCACCACCGTGCGAAGCCAGGGCTACAGTCTGAACGCCGATGTTGAGGTGGTCGAATGA
- a CDS encoding ATP-binding protein, whose product MTRPRIGSLRAQLVLLILGALAIAQVVSLWLFADERSLAVRAALGFEAAGRAANVVRLLEEAPPDLSASIVRAANSPLVRFGLAPAPSVTVPDHHHADYIETRVRALLGDSFSRDIRVNLRETTLPLHPIPNLSPQMAEMHQDMMRGRMQAVEMTLSIALSGGQWLNVATRFERPPLQWPLSSFLAFGLTAGLILVAAFWFVMTRLTGPLRDLSRAAEDLGRGDVREPLPVAGPDEVRDLTRAFNRMQDRLTRFVADRTRILAAVSHDLRSPLTAMRFDAELVEDEQTRESLIASIDEMQAMAEATLDFAEGLAGREASELVDLPDWLETLAGDKATPFVLTGGPPMTVRIRPLALRRAVRNLVENATRYGGSATVGWHRAGDDLVIEITDDGPGIPEEELDEVFAPFHRLEASRSLETGGHGLGLAIARAIVRGHGGDIRLENRAEGGLRASIFIPLAEDTQNNDQTKQKET is encoded by the coding sequence ATGACCCGGCCGCGGATAGGCAGCCTGCGCGCGCAACTCGTGCTTCTCATCCTCGGGGCCCTGGCCATAGCGCAGGTGGTGAGCCTGTGGCTCTTCGCGGACGAGCGCAGCCTTGCCGTCCGCGCCGCCCTGGGTTTCGAGGCGGCGGGGCGAGCCGCCAATGTCGTGCGGCTGCTGGAAGAAGCGCCGCCCGATCTGTCCGCGTCCATCGTGCGGGCGGCGAACTCACCGCTCGTGCGGTTCGGTCTTGCGCCCGCGCCAAGCGTGACCGTGCCCGACCATCATCACGCAGACTACATCGAAACGCGGGTCCGGGCCTTGCTTGGCGACAGCTTCAGTCGCGACATCAGGGTCAACCTGAGGGAAACCACCCTCCCTCTTCATCCGATCCCGAATCTATCCCCGCAAATGGCCGAGATGCATCAGGACATGATGCGCGGCCGAATGCAGGCGGTCGAGATGACTTTGTCCATCGCGCTCTCCGGCGGTCAGTGGCTGAACGTCGCCACTCGGTTCGAACGCCCGCCATTGCAATGGCCGCTATCGTCCTTTCTCGCCTTCGGGCTGACGGCCGGGTTGATCCTCGTCGCGGCGTTCTGGTTCGTGATGACCCGTCTGACCGGGCCGCTCCGCGATCTGTCGCGCGCCGCCGAGGACCTGGGGCGCGGCGACGTGCGTGAGCCGCTGCCTGTCGCCGGCCCCGACGAGGTGCGCGACCTCACCCGCGCGTTCAATCGCATGCAGGATCGGCTGACGCGATTTGTCGCGGACCGCACCCGCATTCTCGCCGCGGTCAGCCATGATCTGCGCTCGCCGCTCACGGCGATGCGGTTCGATGCAGAACTCGTCGAAGACGAGCAGACCCGCGAGAGCCTGATCGCGTCCATCGACGAGATGCAGGCCATGGCCGAGGCCACGCTCGACTTCGCCGAGGGGCTGGCCGGGCGCGAAGCCTCGGAGCTCGTCGACCTGCCCGACTGGCTCGAAACCCTGGCGGGTGACAAGGCCACGCCGTTCGTGCTGACCGGCGGCCCGCCGATGACGGTGCGCATTCGCCCGCTCGCCCTGCGCAGGGCCGTTCGCAACCTGGTCGAGAACGCCACCCGATATGGTGGCAGCGCCACGGTCGGCTGGCACCGCGCGGGCGACGATCTGGTGATCGAGATCACCGATGATGGCCCCGGCATACCCGAGGAAGAGCTCGATGAGGTCTTCGCGCCGTTTCACCGGCTGGAAGCGTCCCGTTCGCTCGAAACCGGGGGGCATGGGCTGGGCCTTGCCATAGCGCGGGCGATCGTGCGCGGACACGGGGGCGACATCCGGCTTGAAAATCGGGCCGAAGGCGGTCTGAGGGCATCGATCTTCATCCCGCTGGCGGAGGACACACAAAACAACGACCAGACGAAGCAGAAGGAGACCTGA
- a CDS encoding SHOCT domain-containing protein, giving the protein MRRTAIWTTIGLAAPTLAAADPGENWQGGYGHMMWDGGYGMFGGLMMILFWGVVIALIVFAVKWFTDNQGGGNRGKRDAVDILRERFASGEIDEEEFDRRRKALEK; this is encoded by the coding sequence ATGAGACGAACGGCAATCTGGACAACCATCGGGCTTGCGGCGCCGACACTGGCCGCCGCGGACCCCGGGGAAAACTGGCAAGGAGGATATGGTCACATGATGTGGGATGGCGGGTACGGCATGTTCGGCGGGCTGATGATGATCCTGTTCTGGGGTGTCGTCATCGCCCTGATTGTTTTTGCCGTGAAATGGTTCACCGACAATCAGGGCGGCGGAAATCGCGGAAAGCGCGATGCGGTGGACATCCTGCGCGAACGCTTCGCTTCGGGCGAGATCGACGAGGAGGAGTTCGACCGGCGGCGAAAGGCGCTGGAAAAGTGA